In Lodderomyces elongisporus chromosome 1, complete sequence, the DNA window GTACCATGCGAAAAGGCCAAACCCTCCAATCTGATAGGAAACTTGACGTCACAAGAACCAACaatattttgaattttgaaaTCAGTAAACTTGGCATTAAAACCCAATTTCTGAATGATACGCGCATATTTCCGCGATGCCAATTTCGAATCATCTTCAGATTTGGCACCAGTGACCACCATTTTTCCACTTGCAAAAATCAACGCTGTTGTTTTGGGGTCTCTGATTCTCATAATTACGGCAGCAAAACGTTTAGGATTATACTCGGCATTACGGGCATGAAGTGCAATGGTTTTAAGATCTAATCGACAATCTAGGTTCACTGTAGCGACTATATTCTGCAATGTGGGTACTATACCTGACGTTGCACTATCGTCTTCATCCTGTTTTGGCTCGATAATATCTGACGtcttttcattcttcaCATCTGAAGCGGCACCCTCAGCTACAAACTCTTTTGAATCCTCTGTATTGTCGCCATCGATACCTTTGGGAAAAAGTATCGAGTTTGGTGCTGTAAAGGCCTTAGCTTGAGCAGCGGTGGTGGGCAATTTCAAAGAATCCATATTTGATGTTTAATGATTATAACTGTACGTGCAAGTAGTGCTAAAAACGTGTATGTTTGAATatgtaattttttgtttttttttgttttctaaattgaagaaaataacAAATGCTAGATGatataaatgtatatgCTATCGTGGTTGAATATCTGAGATTAACAAGCAAATGTatcccaaaaaaaagtagtttcaaccaaaaaaaaaatggaaggTAAGGGAGATTCGAATTTGTTAAAAAtagttgatgatgttgattaTAAGTATTGTGGTAATTATaatccttttttatttataatACAGGGTTAGACTGatagcaaaaagaaaaatgaaaaaaaaaaacaaacagtCTCAACACTTTTCCTAAAGTTGTTGTGAAGTCTCTATATAAACTGAGATAAAAGTATTAATGAAATGATTGCAAAATCCGTCTTCCGAATATCTTTAGGTATATAGGAAGTGTTTGGATAAAcgctctttttctttttttttttgtgttgaGATGGTTTTGTACGACTTTCTCAGGAAAATTTTCTCGCTAccaagaataaaaaaaaaagcaaaagaagggGGAATTCGGCTTCTATTTATACTCCTGGCAATTCGCCGGGTAACTTTTAAagaatatatgtatgttaGGATCTCTTCacagaataaaagaaaaaaaaaaaagaaaagagaaaaaaaaaaagaaaagaaaagcaataTGTAAATGAATTTTATAATCAGGAGCCAGAAAAGAATGACAAGGcgagaaagaaaagcaatggaaaagcaaaattgtCTATACAGTAATATAACTTAGAAGAACAAGTCTTAAAAAGAGTGAGAGAGATAGGGGAAGAGAGACCTGAATGAACAACTAATATATAGAAATTGACCCTATCTATTTTCTTCAGTAATATCAACTTTGACATTGGTATAGGTACAAGCCAAGATGAAGTCTGATTTTAAAACTGGTGGTTATTATCTGTATCGAGTGCTTAGTTGGTAAGACCAATTTTTATTGAATgtccttctcttctttttttcctttcttgaccggtaacatcagcatcaaTAGAGCTCGTTAAAGTATTTCCACCCATTCTTTGTATCAGTACTAGCAATAATATCCAAATTTGTTAACGAGTAcactgtttttgtttttaatttaaatCTTAATCTCAATTTTATtcttgaatttgaatttgattttggatCAGCGTTCCTTTAATAacttgtttctcttttcccttttcttcattctcTCTACCTTCTTAGCATGCATCTTTGCAGCCATCCTCTCGTATCTTTCCTTCTCAGCCTTGATTTCCCGCCTGCGCTTCAAGTCAGCGATTTTCTGTTTCCTTGCCGACTCCTTCTCTTCCTGCAACTCCTtcaatctttctttgtattGCTGCTCTTGTAGCTTCTTtaattctctctctttaaaTGAGTTTCTCTTTGCCACCCCCAAGGTTTTCACTCTAAATGcatcttttttgattttccaGTCCTTACCATTCACCCTCAGCCCTTCAC includes these proteins:
- the CGR1_1 gene encoding rRNA-processing protein cgr1, whose protein sequence is MSTTSNLRYDEIPKKYIDPLAPKDKSEGSRVNGKDWKIKKDAFRVKTLGVAKRNSFKERELKKLQEQQYKERLKELQEEKESARKQKIADLKRRREIKAEKERYERMAAKMHAKKVERMKKREKRNKLLKER
- the TBP1 gene encoding TATA-binding protein (BUSCO:EOG09264HTG); translation: MDSLKLPTTAAQAKAFTAPNSILFPKGIDGDNTEDSKEFVAEGAASDVKNEKTSDIIEPKQDEDDSATSGIVPTLQNIVATVNLDCRLDLKTIALHARNAEYNPKRFAAVIMRIRDPKTTALIFASGKMVVTGAKSEDDSKLASRKYARIIQKLGFNAKFTDFKIQNIVGSCDVKFPIRLEGLAFSHGTFSSYEPELFPGLIYRMVKPKIVLLIFVSGKIVLTGAKQREEIYAAFEAIYPVLSEFRKS